The following proteins are encoded in a genomic region of Solea senegalensis isolate Sse05_10M linkage group LG5, IFAPA_SoseM_1, whole genome shotgun sequence:
- the LOC122769936 gene encoding citron Rho-interacting kinase isoform X3 yields the protein MNAFTGRGGAACEEDQVEDLSAVAVSLLETGSIDCPDKTRLIWKKNTHLKHDGARIAEHMSQVEQEISLVQRKMSDLESVLQQKDIELKASETQRTILEQDLATYITECSSLKRSLEQARMEVSQEDDKALQLLHDIREQSNKLQEIKEQEYHAQLEEMRVTIRQLEEDLSAARRRSDLYEAELKDSRQSSEELKRKAADYQHRMQKAREQGKAELEEVIARLEKTNAEQQTKIYELQEKLTKASKGSAEAADLLQSMRVAKDRMERDLERLQNKEDSSDSLRRRLRETEDGRKTLENQVKRLEIVERRETKLKDEIQSKAQQIQQMADKILELEENLRETQATAQRFETHLKQKERLYEDKIKVLEAQMKADMADKEMLESSQSKYEEEVREKCSIISEQKATINAMDSKMNSLEQRIAELSEANKLAANSSIYTQKNMKAQEEMISELRQQKFYLESQAGKLEAQNAKLEEHLEKMSQQEQSNKSRVMELETRLREMGLEHEEQKLEIKRQVTELTLSLQERESQISNLQAARHALENQLQHAKTELEETTAEAEEEITVLRAHRDEIQRKFDTLRDSCAVITDLEEQLTRLTEENAELNRQNFYLSKQLDEASDEREDRLQLGQDVDRLRREVADREMHLNNQKQNLETLKTTCTMLEEQVLELETLNDELLEKERQWDAWRATLEDEKNQAERRTRDIQRLLDTEKQNRLRAEQRSSESRQAVDQAVKEHKAEILALQQALKDQKLKAESLADTLNDLEKKHAMLEMNARSLQQKLESERDLKQRLLDEQEKLQQQMDAQKTHIFRLTQGLQDALDQTDLLKTERTDLEYQLENIQLHLQAVYSHEKVKMEGTITQQTKLIDFLQAQAHGGSKKKKGLFGRRREDLLAAMAAQAQAQAQAQSQGQGQGQGQSQGQVSPVPPIQPVPLQYSDMKVALDKERSRCTELEEALQKMRAELRTLREEALQYKDHGNSPIPAPSRQQMIMSAMVKSPEHQQGPTNLAPASSGRRKETATPEEYSRRLKDSQRDRDRERERAVHHNTPHRFTVGLNMRAAKCTVCLDTVHFGRQAATCLECHALCHPKCSPCLPATCGMSSDCSLHLSDGLCRDKGSSPGQQLKDAGGHMHLEGWMKQPRNGKRGQGWERKYVVLDGTKVSIYEIEPREDSVKPVEEFDLCLSDGEVMVHGAVGASELPNTAKSDVPYVLKLESRCHAPCWPGQSIYFLAPSFPDKQRWVAVIESVVASGRASREKAEADAAAVSKRLKVLSPLVQKLLGNSLLKLEGDDRLDINCTLPLTDQIVLVGSEEGLYALNVIKNSLTHIPGLGSVFQIHIIKEQEKLLMIVGDERALCLVEIKRVKQSLAQSHLPSQSELAPYIFETVKGCHLFAAGRVDNGPCICAAMPNKITILRYNENLNKYCIRKEIETLEPCSCIHLTSYSIIIGTNKFYEIEMKQFVLEEFLDKNDMSLASAVFAASSHSFPIAIMQVASGMQKEEYLLCFHEFGVFVDRYGRRSRTEEIKWSRLPLSFAYREPYLFVTYFNSLDVIEVQGHAALGPTVLAHLDIPSPRYLGPAISSGAIYLASSYQNKLRVICCKGSLIRESGELQRSGSSRGSPTKRGPPTYTEHITKRLTSGPGSHDGLHREPSTPHRYREGRTEFRRDKSPARPLDREKSPGRVLDSRRERSPGRFGDSSRLHAGSVRTQLAPVNKVWDQSSV from the exons GAATATCACGCCCAGCTGGAAGAGATGAGAGTTACCATCCGACAGCTGGAGGAGGACCTGTCTGCCGCCCGTCGCCGTAGCGACCTTTACGAGGCTGAGCTGAAAGACTCTCGTCAGAGCAGCGAGGAGCTGAAGAGGAAGGCTGCAGACTACCAGCACAGGATGCAGAAG GCTAGAGAGCAGGGCAAAGCGGAATTAGAGGAGGTGATCGCCAGACTGGAGAAG ACCAATGCTGAGCAGCAGACAAAGATTTATGAACTCCAAGAGAAGCTCACCAAG GCGTCAAAGGGGAGTGCTGAGGCCGCAGACCTGCTTCAGAGTATGAGAGTGGCCAAAGACCGCATGGAGCGAGACCTCGAGAGACTACAGAACAAGGAAGACTCGAGTGACAGCTTGCGCAGACGCCTCCGTGAGACtgag GATGGCAGGAAGACTCTGGAGAACCAGGTGAAAAGACTGGAAATTGTTGAGCGCCGTGAGACCAAACTGAAGGATGAAATTCAGAGCAAGGCCCAGCAGATTCAGCAGATGGCAGATAAGATTCTG gAGCTCGAGGAGAATCTCAGAGAGACTCAGGCCACAGCCCAGCGGTTCGAGACTCATCTAAAGCAGAAGGAAAGGCTCTATGAGGACAAGATAAAG GTGCTGGAAGCTCAGATGAAGGCGGACATGGCTGATAAGGAGATGCTGGAGTCCAGTCAGAGCAAGTATGAGGAGGAGGTGCGGGAAAAGTGCAGCATCATCAGTGAACAGAAGGCG ACCATAAATGCTATGGACTCTAAGATGAACAGCCTGGAGCAGAGGATTGCTGAGCTGTCGGAGGCCAACAAACTGGCAGCCAACAGCAGCAtctacacacaaaaaaacat GAAAGCCCAGGAGGAAATGATCTCAGAGCTTCGCCAGCAGAAGTTCTACTTGGAGTCTCAGGCTGGGAAGCTGGAGGCCCAGAATGCCAAACTGGAGGAGCATCTAGAGAAAATGAGTCAGCAGGAGCAAAGCAATAAGAGCCGTGTGATGGAGCTGGAAACAAGACTCAGAGAG ATGGGGCTGGAGCATGAGGAACAGAAGCTGGAGATCAAACGTCAGGTGACAGAGTTGACCCTGTCGCTGCAGGAGCGGGAATCGCAGATCAGCAACCTGCAGGCGGCTCGGCACGCTCTGGAGAACCAACTGCAGCACGCCAAGACTGAGCTGGAGGAGACCACTGCAGAAGCCGAGGAGGAGATTACTGTGCTCAGA GCACACAGGGATGAGATACAACGCAAGTTTGATACCTTGAGAGACAGCTGTGCG GTGATCACAGATCTGGAGGAGCAGTTGACCCGACTCACGGAGGAGAACGCTGAGCTGAACCGTCAGAACTTCTACTTGTCCAAGCAGCTGGACGAGGCTTCTGATGAGAGAGAGGACCGGCTGCAGCTCGGCCAGGACGTGGACAGGCTGCGACGAGAGGTGGCCGACCGCGAGATGCACCTTAACAACCAGAAACAG AACCTTGAGACGCTGAAGACCACGTGCACCATGCTGGAGGAGCAGGTTCTGGAGCTAGAGACCCTGAACGACGAGCTGCTGGAGAAGGAGAGACAGTGGGATGCCTGGAGGGCGACGCTGGAGGACGAGAAGAACCAGGCTGAGAGGAGGACCAGGGACATCCAGAGACTGctggacacagagaaacaaaacag gCTTCGCGCAGAGCAGCGCAGCTCCGAGTCTCGTCAGGCTGTGGACCAGGCAGTGAAGGAGCACAAAGCTGAGATCCTGGCCCTGCAGCAGGCCCTCAAAGACCAGAAACTCAAAGCCGAGAGTCTCGCAGACACT CTGAATGATCTGGAGAAGAAGCACGCCATGCTGGAGATGAACGCCCGCAGTTTGCAGCAAAAGCTGGAGAGTGAGCGAGATCTGAAGCAGAGACTGCTGGATGAG CaagagaagctgcagcagcagatggacGCCCAGAAAACCCACATCTTCCGTCTGACCCAGGGACTGCAGGACGCGCTGGACCAGACTGACCTGCTGAAAACTGAGAGGACTGACCTGGAATACCAGCTGGAGAATATCCAG CTCCACCTGCAGGCTGTGTACTCCCATGAGAAGGTGAAAATGGAGGGGACCATCACACAGCAGACCAAGCTCATAGACTTCCTCCAGGCCCAGGCCCACGGTGgctccaagaagaagaag GGCCTGTTTGGCCGTCGTCGTGAGGACCTGTTGGCTGCCATGGCtgctcaggctcaggctcaggctcaggctcagaGTCAGGGCCAGGGCCAGGGCCAGGGCCAGAGTCAGGGCCAGGTGTCCCCCGTGCCTCCCATCCAGCCAGTTCCCCTGCAGTACAGTGACATGAAGGTGGCTCTGGACAAAGAACGGTCCCGCTGCACTGAGCTGGAAGAGGCTTTGCAGAAAATGAGAGCAGAGTTGAGAACTCTGAGAGAGGAAG CACTCCAGTACAAAGACCATGGTAACTCCCCGATCCCGGCCCCATCGCGGCAGCAGATGATCATGTCCGCCATGGTAAAGTCTCCTGAGCACCAGCAGGGGCCGACAAACCTGGCACCCGCCAGCTCTGGCCGCCGGAAGGAGACTGCCACACCTGAGG AGTACAGCCGTCGACTGAAGGACAgccagagggacagagacagagagagggagagagcggtGCACCACAACACGCCGCACCGCTTCACAGTGGGACTCAACATGAGAGCTGCCAAGTGCACCGTGTGCCTGGATACTGTGCACTTCGGCCGCCAAGCTGCTACCTGCCTCG AGTGTCACGCCTTGTGCCACCCCAAGTGCTCCCCCTGCCTTCCAGCCACATGTGGCATGTCCAGTGACTGCTCGCTGCATCTGTCTGACGGCTTGTGTCGGGACAAAGGCAGCTCTCCAGGACAGCAGCTCAAAGACGCCGGTGGACACATGCACCTGGAAGGCTGGATGAAACAGCCCAG GAATGGGAAGCGAGGTCAAGGCTGGGAGAGGAAGTATGTGGTCCTGGACGGGACTAAAGTGTCCATCTACGAGATAGAGCCCAGAGAAG aTTCAGTGAAGCCAGTGGAGGAGTTTGACTTGTGTCTGTCAGATGGAGAGGTGATGGTTCATGGAGCTGTAGGAGCATCTGAGCTTCCAAACACTGCCAAGTCAG ACGTCCCTTACGTCCTGAAGCTTGAGTCTCGCTGtcacgccccctgctggcccgGACAGTCCATTTACTTCCTGGCTCCCAGTTTCCCAGACAAACAGCGCTGGGTGGCCGTCATAGAGTCTGTGGTGGCCAGTGGGCGAGCGTCCAGAGAGAAGGCCGAGGCAGACGCA GCAGCCGTGTCCAAAAGACTAAAGGTTCTGTCTCCTCTGGTCCAG AAGCTGTTGGGAAACTCTCTGCTGAAGCTGGAGGGAGATGACAGGCTGGATATTAACTGCACTCTCCCTCTCACAGATCAG ATTGTCCTGGTCGGCTCTGAAGAAGGTCTGTACGCGCTGAACGTCATCAAGAACTCGCTGACTCACATCCCCGGTCTGGGGTCCGTCTTTCAGATCCACATTATCAAAGAGCAGGAGAAACTGCTGATGATTGTCG gggACGAGAGGGCGCTGTGTCTGGTGGAGATAAAGAGAGTAAAACAGTCTCTGGCTCAGTCGCACCTGCCCAGTCAGTCTGAACTGGCTCCTTACATCTTTGAGACAGTGAAGGGTTGTCACCTGTTTGCTGCTGGGAGA GTCGACAATGGTCCTTGTATATGTGCAGCGATGCCGAACAAGATCACCATCCTGCGCTACAATGAAAACCTCAACAAATACTGTATCCGTAAG GAGATTGAAACTCTGGAGCCGTGCAGCTGCATCCACCTGACCAGCTACAGCATCATCATCGGAACCAACAAGTTCTATGAGATCGAAATGAAGCAGTTTGTGCTCGAGG AGTTCTTGGACAAGAACGACATGTCACTGGCCTCGGCCGTGTTCGCCGCCTCGTCTCACAGCTTCCCCATCGCCATCATGCAGGTGGCCAGCGGCATGCAGAAGGAAGAAtacctgctgtgttttcatg AGTTTGGCGTGTTTGTGGACAGGTACGGAAGAAGAAGCCGCACTGAGGAAATTAAGTGGAGCCGTCTGCCTTTGTCTTTTG CCTACAGAGAACCTTACCTGTTTGTCACCTACTTCAATTCTCTGGATGTCATCGAGGTTCAGGGACATGCTGCTTTggg TCCCACAGTGCTGGCTCACCTGGACATCCCCAGCCCTCGCTACCTGGGCCCAGCCATCTCATCCGGGGCCATTTACCTGGCGTCATCCTATCAGAATAAACTGCGGGTCATCTGCTGTAAAGGGAGTCTGATCCGAGAGTCTGGAGAGCTGCAGAGGAGCGGCTCCAGTCGAGG CAGTCCCACTAAGCGAGGCCCGCCCACCTACACTGAGCACATCACCAAACGCTTGACCTCTGGCCCCGGCAGCCATGACGGTTTGCATCGAGAGCCCAGCACGCCGCATCGCTACAGAGAGGGTCGCACTGAGTTCAGACGGGACAAATCTCCCGCCCGACCGCTGGACAGAGAGAAGTCGCCCGGCAGAGTGCTGGACAGCCGCAGGGAGAGGTCACCCGGGAGATTCGGGGACAGCAGCCGCCTCCATGCTGGCTCTGTCCGAACGCAGCTCGCCCCTGTAAATAAG GTGTGGGATCAGTCGTCAGTGTGA
- the LOC122769936 gene encoding citron Rho-interacting kinase isoform X2 yields MNAFTGRGGAACEEDQVEDLSAVAVSLLETGSIDCPDKTRLIWKKNTHLKHDGARIAEHMSQVEQEISLVQRKMSDLESVLQQKDIELKASETQRTILEQDLATYITECSSLKRSLEQARMEVSQEDDKALQLLHDIREQSNKLQEIKEQEYHAQLEEMRVTIRQLEEDLSAARRRSDLYEAELKDSRQSSEELKRKAADYQHRMQKAREQGKAELEEVIARLEKTNAEQQTKIYELQEKLTKASKGSAEAADLLQSMRVAKDRMERDLERLQNKEDSSDSLRRRLRETEDGRKTLENQVKRLEIVERRETKLKDEIQSKAQQIQQMADKILELEENLRETQATAQRFETHLKQKERLYEDKIKVLEAQMKADMADKEMLESSQSKYEEEVREKCSIISEQKATINAMDSKMNSLEQRIAELSEANKLAANSSIYTQKNMKAQEEMISELRQQKFYLESQAGKLEAQNAKLEEHLEKMSQQEQSNKSRVMELETRLREMGLEHEEQKLEIKRQVTELTLSLQERESQISNLQAARHALENQLQHAKTELEETTAEAEEEITVLRAHRDEIQRKFDTLRDSCAVITDLEEQLTRLTEENAELNRQNFYLSKQLDEASDEREDRLQLGQDVDRLRREVADREMHLNNQKQNLETLKTTCTMLEEQVLELETLNDELLEKERQWDAWRATLEDEKNQAERRTRDIQRLLDTEKQNRLRAEQRSSESRQAVDQAVKEHKAEILALQQALKDQKLKAESLADTLNDLEKKHAMLEMNARSLQQKLESERDLKQRLLDEQEKLQQQMDAQKTHIFRLTQGLQDALDQTDLLKTERTDLEYQLENIQAVYSHEKVKMEGTITQQTKLIDFLQAQAHGGSKKKKGLFGRRREDLLAAMAAQAQAQAQAQSQGQGQGQGQSQGQVSPVPPIQPVPLQYSDMKVALDKERSRCTELEEALQKMRAELRTLREEALQYKDHGNSPIPAPSRQQMIMSAMVKSPEHQQGPTNLAPASSGRRKETATPEERRRVSFEKYSRRLKDSQRDRDRERERAVHHNTPHRFTVGLNMRAAKCTVCLDTVHFGRQAATCLECHALCHPKCSPCLPATCGMSSDCSLHLSDGLCRDKGSSPGQQLKDAGGHMHLEGWMKQPRNGKRGQGWERKYVVLDGTKVSIYEIEPREDSVKPVEEFDLCLSDGEVMVHGAVGASELPNTAKSDVPYVLKLESRCHAPCWPGQSIYFLAPSFPDKQRWVAVIESVVASGRASREKAEADAAAVSKRLKVLSPLVQKLLGNSLLKLEGDDRLDINCTLPLTDQIVLVGSEEGLYALNVIKNSLTHIPGLGSVFQIHIIKEQEKLLMIVGDERALCLVEIKRVKQSLAQSHLPSQSELAPYIFETVKGCHLFAAGRVDNGPCICAAMPNKITILRYNENLNKYCIRKEIETLEPCSCIHLTSYSIIIGTNKFYEIEMKQFVLEEFLDKNDMSLASAVFAASSHSFPIAIMQVASGMQKEEYLLCFHEFGVFVDRYGRRSRTEEIKWSRLPLSFAYREPYLFVTYFNSLDVIEVQGHAALGPTVLAHLDIPSPRYLGPAISSGAIYLASSYQNKLRVICCKGSLIRESGELQRSGSSRGSPTKRGPPTYTEHITKRLTSGPGSHDGLHREPSTPHRYREGRTEFRRDKSPARPLDREKSPGRVLDSRRERSPGRFGDSSRLHAGSVRTQLAPVNKVWDQSSV; encoded by the exons GAATATCACGCCCAGCTGGAAGAGATGAGAGTTACCATCCGACAGCTGGAGGAGGACCTGTCTGCCGCCCGTCGCCGTAGCGACCTTTACGAGGCTGAGCTGAAAGACTCTCGTCAGAGCAGCGAGGAGCTGAAGAGGAAGGCTGCAGACTACCAGCACAGGATGCAGAAG GCTAGAGAGCAGGGCAAAGCGGAATTAGAGGAGGTGATCGCCAGACTGGAGAAG ACCAATGCTGAGCAGCAGACAAAGATTTATGAACTCCAAGAGAAGCTCACCAAG GCGTCAAAGGGGAGTGCTGAGGCCGCAGACCTGCTTCAGAGTATGAGAGTGGCCAAAGACCGCATGGAGCGAGACCTCGAGAGACTACAGAACAAGGAAGACTCGAGTGACAGCTTGCGCAGACGCCTCCGTGAGACtgag GATGGCAGGAAGACTCTGGAGAACCAGGTGAAAAGACTGGAAATTGTTGAGCGCCGTGAGACCAAACTGAAGGATGAAATTCAGAGCAAGGCCCAGCAGATTCAGCAGATGGCAGATAAGATTCTG gAGCTCGAGGAGAATCTCAGAGAGACTCAGGCCACAGCCCAGCGGTTCGAGACTCATCTAAAGCAGAAGGAAAGGCTCTATGAGGACAAGATAAAG GTGCTGGAAGCTCAGATGAAGGCGGACATGGCTGATAAGGAGATGCTGGAGTCCAGTCAGAGCAAGTATGAGGAGGAGGTGCGGGAAAAGTGCAGCATCATCAGTGAACAGAAGGCG ACCATAAATGCTATGGACTCTAAGATGAACAGCCTGGAGCAGAGGATTGCTGAGCTGTCGGAGGCCAACAAACTGGCAGCCAACAGCAGCAtctacacacaaaaaaacat GAAAGCCCAGGAGGAAATGATCTCAGAGCTTCGCCAGCAGAAGTTCTACTTGGAGTCTCAGGCTGGGAAGCTGGAGGCCCAGAATGCCAAACTGGAGGAGCATCTAGAGAAAATGAGTCAGCAGGAGCAAAGCAATAAGAGCCGTGTGATGGAGCTGGAAACAAGACTCAGAGAG ATGGGGCTGGAGCATGAGGAACAGAAGCTGGAGATCAAACGTCAGGTGACAGAGTTGACCCTGTCGCTGCAGGAGCGGGAATCGCAGATCAGCAACCTGCAGGCGGCTCGGCACGCTCTGGAGAACCAACTGCAGCACGCCAAGACTGAGCTGGAGGAGACCACTGCAGAAGCCGAGGAGGAGATTACTGTGCTCAGA GCACACAGGGATGAGATACAACGCAAGTTTGATACCTTGAGAGACAGCTGTGCG GTGATCACAGATCTGGAGGAGCAGTTGACCCGACTCACGGAGGAGAACGCTGAGCTGAACCGTCAGAACTTCTACTTGTCCAAGCAGCTGGACGAGGCTTCTGATGAGAGAGAGGACCGGCTGCAGCTCGGCCAGGACGTGGACAGGCTGCGACGAGAGGTGGCCGACCGCGAGATGCACCTTAACAACCAGAAACAG AACCTTGAGACGCTGAAGACCACGTGCACCATGCTGGAGGAGCAGGTTCTGGAGCTAGAGACCCTGAACGACGAGCTGCTGGAGAAGGAGAGACAGTGGGATGCCTGGAGGGCGACGCTGGAGGACGAGAAGAACCAGGCTGAGAGGAGGACCAGGGACATCCAGAGACTGctggacacagagaaacaaaacag gCTTCGCGCAGAGCAGCGCAGCTCCGAGTCTCGTCAGGCTGTGGACCAGGCAGTGAAGGAGCACAAAGCTGAGATCCTGGCCCTGCAGCAGGCCCTCAAAGACCAGAAACTCAAAGCCGAGAGTCTCGCAGACACT CTGAATGATCTGGAGAAGAAGCACGCCATGCTGGAGATGAACGCCCGCAGTTTGCAGCAAAAGCTGGAGAGTGAGCGAGATCTGAAGCAGAGACTGCTGGATGAG CaagagaagctgcagcagcagatggacGCCCAGAAAACCCACATCTTCCGTCTGACCCAGGGACTGCAGGACGCGCTGGACCAGACTGACCTGCTGAAAACTGAGAGGACTGACCTGGAATACCAGCTGGAGAATATCCAG GCTGTGTACTCCCATGAGAAGGTGAAAATGGAGGGGACCATCACACAGCAGACCAAGCTCATAGACTTCCTCCAGGCCCAGGCCCACGGTGgctccaagaagaagaag GGCCTGTTTGGCCGTCGTCGTGAGGACCTGTTGGCTGCCATGGCtgctcaggctcaggctcaggctcaggctcagaGTCAGGGCCAGGGCCAGGGCCAGGGCCAGAGTCAGGGCCAGGTGTCCCCCGTGCCTCCCATCCAGCCAGTTCCCCTGCAGTACAGTGACATGAAGGTGGCTCTGGACAAAGAACGGTCCCGCTGCACTGAGCTGGAAGAGGCTTTGCAGAAAATGAGAGCAGAGTTGAGAACTCTGAGAGAGGAAG CACTCCAGTACAAAGACCATGGTAACTCCCCGATCCCGGCCCCATCGCGGCAGCAGATGATCATGTCCGCCATGGTAAAGTCTCCTGAGCACCAGCAGGGGCCGACAAACCTGGCACCCGCCAGCTCTGGCCGCCGGAAGGAGACTGCCACACCTGAGG AAAGAAGGAGGGTCTCTTTTGAAA AGTACAGCCGTCGACTGAAGGACAgccagagggacagagacagagagagggagagagcggtGCACCACAACACGCCGCACCGCTTCACAGTGGGACTCAACATGAGAGCTGCCAAGTGCACCGTGTGCCTGGATACTGTGCACTTCGGCCGCCAAGCTGCTACCTGCCTCG AGTGTCACGCCTTGTGCCACCCCAAGTGCTCCCCCTGCCTTCCAGCCACATGTGGCATGTCCAGTGACTGCTCGCTGCATCTGTCTGACGGCTTGTGTCGGGACAAAGGCAGCTCTCCAGGACAGCAGCTCAAAGACGCCGGTGGACACATGCACCTGGAAGGCTGGATGAAACAGCCCAG GAATGGGAAGCGAGGTCAAGGCTGGGAGAGGAAGTATGTGGTCCTGGACGGGACTAAAGTGTCCATCTACGAGATAGAGCCCAGAGAAG aTTCAGTGAAGCCAGTGGAGGAGTTTGACTTGTGTCTGTCAGATGGAGAGGTGATGGTTCATGGAGCTGTAGGAGCATCTGAGCTTCCAAACACTGCCAAGTCAG ACGTCCCTTACGTCCTGAAGCTTGAGTCTCGCTGtcacgccccctgctggcccgGACAGTCCATTTACTTCCTGGCTCCCAGTTTCCCAGACAAACAGCGCTGGGTGGCCGTCATAGAGTCTGTGGTGGCCAGTGGGCGAGCGTCCAGAGAGAAGGCCGAGGCAGACGCA GCAGCCGTGTCCAAAAGACTAAAGGTTCTGTCTCCTCTGGTCCAG AAGCTGTTGGGAAACTCTCTGCTGAAGCTGGAGGGAGATGACAGGCTGGATATTAACTGCACTCTCCCTCTCACAGATCAG ATTGTCCTGGTCGGCTCTGAAGAAGGTCTGTACGCGCTGAACGTCATCAAGAACTCGCTGACTCACATCCCCGGTCTGGGGTCCGTCTTTCAGATCCACATTATCAAAGAGCAGGAGAAACTGCTGATGATTGTCG gggACGAGAGGGCGCTGTGTCTGGTGGAGATAAAGAGAGTAAAACAGTCTCTGGCTCAGTCGCACCTGCCCAGTCAGTCTGAACTGGCTCCTTACATCTTTGAGACAGTGAAGGGTTGTCACCTGTTTGCTGCTGGGAGA GTCGACAATGGTCCTTGTATATGTGCAGCGATGCCGAACAAGATCACCATCCTGCGCTACAATGAAAACCTCAACAAATACTGTATCCGTAAG GAGATTGAAACTCTGGAGCCGTGCAGCTGCATCCACCTGACCAGCTACAGCATCATCATCGGAACCAACAAGTTCTATGAGATCGAAATGAAGCAGTTTGTGCTCGAGG AGTTCTTGGACAAGAACGACATGTCACTGGCCTCGGCCGTGTTCGCCGCCTCGTCTCACAGCTTCCCCATCGCCATCATGCAGGTGGCCAGCGGCATGCAGAAGGAAGAAtacctgctgtgttttcatg AGTTTGGCGTGTTTGTGGACAGGTACGGAAGAAGAAGCCGCACTGAGGAAATTAAGTGGAGCCGTCTGCCTTTGTCTTTTG CCTACAGAGAACCTTACCTGTTTGTCACCTACTTCAATTCTCTGGATGTCATCGAGGTTCAGGGACATGCTGCTTTggg TCCCACAGTGCTGGCTCACCTGGACATCCCCAGCCCTCGCTACCTGGGCCCAGCCATCTCATCCGGGGCCATTTACCTGGCGTCATCCTATCAGAATAAACTGCGGGTCATCTGCTGTAAAGGGAGTCTGATCCGAGAGTCTGGAGAGCTGCAGAGGAGCGGCTCCAGTCGAGG CAGTCCCACTAAGCGAGGCCCGCCCACCTACACTGAGCACATCACCAAACGCTTGACCTCTGGCCCCGGCAGCCATGACGGTTTGCATCGAGAGCCCAGCACGCCGCATCGCTACAGAGAGGGTCGCACTGAGTTCAGACGGGACAAATCTCCCGCCCGACCGCTGGACAGAGAGAAGTCGCCCGGCAGAGTGCTGGACAGCCGCAGGGAGAGGTCACCCGGGAGATTCGGGGACAGCAGCCGCCTCCATGCTGGCTCTGTCCGAACGCAGCTCGCCCCTGTAAATAAG GTGTGGGATCAGTCGTCAGTGTGA